In Eretmochelys imbricata isolate rEreImb1 chromosome 14, rEreImb1.hap1, whole genome shotgun sequence, a genomic segment contains:
- the LOC144275097 gene encoding butyrophilin subfamily 1 member A1-like isoform X1, whose protein sequence is MRISFHSHCAMGNLSLCSYIIFFFTLHVPTLESVNFKVIGPDHPITVSAGEDALLPCHLSPSMNAQEMEVRWFQSKFSELVYLYQHGKDQTEVQISKYRGRTELLKDGIVDGRVALHIRNITPSDQGQFICFFRSPSFHGEATLELKVTGLGSTPRISIDSYQSRGIYMVCESAGWYPEPQVQWRDRRGHHLPSLTEKITQHDNGLFEAQISIIVTETSSRDLSCSVSNSHLNQGKESVIYIADPFFLTAYPWNVAVYILLVALGLLIFTASYFFWKQHKTKGKLVANLEEHLAQKEKLQNELQLRRAQIYQASVILDPITAHPDLILSEDQKCVTKGDTAQNVPDNPERFDSSVCVLGSEGFTSGIHYWEVEVGNGGDWWVVGVARESIRRKGWLNFSPVEKIWAVECDWGKYQALDSSVIHLPLNERLGKIGVSLNFEEHHVAFYDTDNMVAIHTFKEVSFSDEKIFPFFCVWRTPGKYIKLCDREKR, encoded by the exons TGAATTTCAAGGTGATTGGACCTGATCATCCCATCACAGTCTCTGCAGGGGAAGATGCCCTTTTACCTTgtcacctctcccccagcatgaATGCTCAGGAGATGGAGGTGCGCTGGTTCCAATCCAAGTTCTCTGAACTTGTCTATCTGTATCAGCATGGAAAAGATCAGACTGAGGTGCAAATATCAAAATATCGGGGCAGAACAGAGCTGCTGAAGGACGGTATCGTGGATGGAAGAGTTGCCCTGCATATACGCAACATCACCCCCTCTGACCAAGGACAGTTTATCTGTTTCTTCCGATCACCCAGCTTTCATGGGGAAGCCACTCTGGAACTGAAGGTGACAG GTCTGGGCTCTACTCCTCGCATCTCTATTGACAGCTACCAGAGCAGAGGGATCTACATGGTGTGTGAATCTGCTGGATGGTACCCGGAGCCCCAGGTACAGTGGAGAGACCGGAGGGGGCACCACTTACCATCCCTGACAGAAAAAATAACTCAACATGATAATGGCCTGTTTGAAGCACAAATTTCCATTATTGTAACAGAAACTTCCAGTCGGGATCTGTCCTGCTCAGTCAGCAACTCCCACCTCAACCAAGGAAAAGAATCCGTGATCTACATTGCAG ATCCTTTCTTCCTGACGGCCTACCCCTGGAATGTGGCTGTGTACATACTCCTGGTTGCTTTGGGTTTGCTCATTTTCACGGCCAGCTACTTCTTCTGGAAGCAACACAAGACGAAAG ggaAACTTGTTGCGAACCTTG AGGAACATCTTGCACAGAAAG AGAAGCTCCAGAATGAACTTC AATTGAGAAGAGCTCAAATATATCAAG ccagcGTGATTCTGGATCCAATCACTGCTCATCCTGATCTCATCCTGTCTGAGGATCAGAAATGTGTAACAAAAGGAGATACAGCACAGAATGTGCCAGACAATCCTGAGAGATTTGATTCTTCTGTGTGTGTCCTGGGTTCTGAAGGTTTCACATCAGGGATACATTACTGGGAGGTGGAAGTGGGGAATGGTGGTGACTGGTGGGTTGTAGGGGTTGCCAGAGAGTCTATAAGGAGGAAGGGATGGCTCAATTTTAGCCCAGTGGAGAAGATCTGGGCTGTGGAGTGTGACTGGGGTAAATACCAGGCTCTTGACTCCTCTGTGATCCATCTGCCCCTGAATGAGCGACTTGGGAAAATTGGGGTTTCTCTGAACTTTGAAGAGCACCATGTAGCATTTTATGATACTGATAACATGGTGGCAATACATACTTTCAAAGAGGTCTCTTTCTCTGATGAAAAAATCTTTCCTTTCTTCTGTGTCTGGAGAACTCCAGGAAAGTATATCAAACTGTGTGACCGAGAAAAGAGGTAG
- the LOC144275097 gene encoding butyrophilin subfamily 1 member A1-like isoform X2, with translation MRISFHSHCAMGNLSLCSYIIFFFTLHVPTLESVNFKVIGPDHPITVSAGEDALLPCHLSPSMNAQEMEVRWFQSKFSELVYLYQHGKDQTEVQISKYRGRTELLKDGIVDGRVALHIRNITPSDQGQFICFFRSPSFHGEATLELKVTGLGSTPRISIDSYQSRGIYMVCESAGWYPEPQVQWRDRRGHHLPSLTEKITQHDNGLFEAQISIIVTETSSRDLSCSVSNSHLNQGKESVIYIADPFFLTAYPWNVAVYILLVALGLLIFTASYFFWKQHKTKGKLVANLEEHLAQKASVILDPITAHPDLILSEDQKCVTKGDTAQNVPDNPERFDSSVCVLGSEGFTSGIHYWEVEVGNGGDWWVVGVARESIRRKGWLNFSPVEKIWAVECDWGKYQALDSSVIHLPLNERLGKIGVSLNFEEHHVAFYDTDNMVAIHTFKEVSFSDEKIFPFFCVWRTPGKYIKLCDREKR, from the exons TGAATTTCAAGGTGATTGGACCTGATCATCCCATCACAGTCTCTGCAGGGGAAGATGCCCTTTTACCTTgtcacctctcccccagcatgaATGCTCAGGAGATGGAGGTGCGCTGGTTCCAATCCAAGTTCTCTGAACTTGTCTATCTGTATCAGCATGGAAAAGATCAGACTGAGGTGCAAATATCAAAATATCGGGGCAGAACAGAGCTGCTGAAGGACGGTATCGTGGATGGAAGAGTTGCCCTGCATATACGCAACATCACCCCCTCTGACCAAGGACAGTTTATCTGTTTCTTCCGATCACCCAGCTTTCATGGGGAAGCCACTCTGGAACTGAAGGTGACAG GTCTGGGCTCTACTCCTCGCATCTCTATTGACAGCTACCAGAGCAGAGGGATCTACATGGTGTGTGAATCTGCTGGATGGTACCCGGAGCCCCAGGTACAGTGGAGAGACCGGAGGGGGCACCACTTACCATCCCTGACAGAAAAAATAACTCAACATGATAATGGCCTGTTTGAAGCACAAATTTCCATTATTGTAACAGAAACTTCCAGTCGGGATCTGTCCTGCTCAGTCAGCAACTCCCACCTCAACCAAGGAAAAGAATCCGTGATCTACATTGCAG ATCCTTTCTTCCTGACGGCCTACCCCTGGAATGTGGCTGTGTACATACTCCTGGTTGCTTTGGGTTTGCTCATTTTCACGGCCAGCTACTTCTTCTGGAAGCAACACAAGACGAAAG ggaAACTTGTTGCGAACCTTG AGGAACATCTTGCACAGAAAG ccagcGTGATTCTGGATCCAATCACTGCTCATCCTGATCTCATCCTGTCTGAGGATCAGAAATGTGTAACAAAAGGAGATACAGCACAGAATGTGCCAGACAATCCTGAGAGATTTGATTCTTCTGTGTGTGTCCTGGGTTCTGAAGGTTTCACATCAGGGATACATTACTGGGAGGTGGAAGTGGGGAATGGTGGTGACTGGTGGGTTGTAGGGGTTGCCAGAGAGTCTATAAGGAGGAAGGGATGGCTCAATTTTAGCCCAGTGGAGAAGATCTGGGCTGTGGAGTGTGACTGGGGTAAATACCAGGCTCTTGACTCCTCTGTGATCCATCTGCCCCTGAATGAGCGACTTGGGAAAATTGGGGTTTCTCTGAACTTTGAAGAGCACCATGTAGCATTTTATGATACTGATAACATGGTGGCAATACATACTTTCAAAGAGGTCTCTTTCTCTGATGAAAAAATCTTTCCTTTCTTCTGTGTCTGGAGAACTCCAGGAAAGTATATCAAACTGTGTGACCGAGAAAAGAGGTAG